aatttattccacaaaaatattgaaacaagaaataaaataattttaaattattatatcttaTACATCAAACCAAACCGCGCTCACTATTATATAAGCATTACATAAAATAGAGTTGTATCTATAATTTCATTAACCATTCTGGTTGATACTCAGATGCCTCTTCATCATAATTCCACCAAACTTTCAAAAAAGGCACGTGCTTTCTTCTTCATagtataatctttttttttttatatgatttttgaataatggATATTTGTGCTTTTGgcttaacttttttaaaaaatacttcttAAGCTTCCTTTTATATACTAAGTAggttttaatttttgaaggagtgggattttcttgatttttggtgtcAACAAAGATGGACATCACTCTAAGGCTAATGaatgtgttttttttcttgattttactcaTATGTTTGTTGGTagatattttcaagaaaaatggagaagaagataGTTTTGTAGAAAAAAGGGAGAAGAGGAGAAAATCCACATTTTTCATCAAGATTACAGTTTTATTGAATTTCTGCATAGCTGTTTCTTATTTGGGATTTTGTGTGaatgaattcttgaatttgagagattttgtgtTTGAGGGTTCTGTTTTTTCTGTGATGACATGGAGTGTAGCAGCTGTAATTGCAGCCTATTCATTAAACAGAGAGAAAAGGTGGCCATTATTACTCATCCTATGGTGGGTATTTTCTAGTgtttttgacataattttagtctcatttcatcttctcaaacattataacatatatacaaaagCCCCACATTTTCTTCCAAAGgcaaatataattgattttgcTTCCCTACCATTGTCCATTCTTTTATGTTTCAATGCCTTGCCACTACCAGACAACAAATACACTGAAATTCAACAGCCATTCCTTCaaaaagatgatgatgatgcatTTTCTAGTGCTAGTATTTGGAGCCTAATCACATTTAGATGGCTTAATCCACTATTTAACAAGGGTCATGAAGAGGTTAAGCTTAAAGTAGAGCACATACCTTTAATTCCTCACACTGAAACTTCTAATGAAGCTTCTTCTTTGTTGGAACACGCGCTTCGCCAAAAGAAAGCTTCTTCTTTCTCCCTCCCTGATGCCTTACTTCGTATGATTTGGACACCACTTGCCTGTAATGCAGTTTTTGCAggtaatttcttgattttttcaatTAAGCAAAAACTTTTTTGTTAACAAACTAAACTAATTTCATGCTTCTGTTTGTTTATGTAGGAGTTAACACAATTGCTTCCTATATTGGTCCTTTGCTGATAACaagttttgtgaattttttgtcTGAAAAGAAAGATGAGTCCAATTGGCAACAAGGAATGATGTTAgccttcatcttcttctttgcCAAAACAGTAGAGTCACTGTCCCAAAGGCAATGGTACTTTGGAGCTAACCGGATTGGTGTTCGAGTCAGAGCCGCGCTGATGGCATTGATATATAAAAGAACTTTGTCCATAAAGTATGGCGGAACAAAAGACGGGAAGATCATAAACTTCATCAATGTTGACGTTGAGAGAATTGGAGACTTCTGCTGGTATATTCATGGAGTTTGGTTGCTTCCTGTTCAGGTTACATTTGCCCTGCTTATCTTATACAGGAATTTGGGTGCTGCTCCCTCTATTGCTGCTCTTCTTTCGACCATATTCGTCATGGTGAGCAACACACCACTTGCCAATATGCAAGAGCAGCTCCACTCAAAGATAATGGAAGCCAAGGACGTGAGAATTAAAGCTACTTCAGAGACCTTAAAAAGCATGAGAGTCTTGAAACTGCACTCATGGGAGTCAACTTTCTTGAAGAAGCTGCTTCAACTAAGAGAAAATGAGAGAGGTTGGCTTAAGAGATACCTTTATACATGCTCTGCTGTAGCTTTCCTCTTTTGGGCCTCGCCAACGCTCGTCTCAGTTGTAACCTTTGGTGTTTGTATCATCTTAAAAACACCATTAACCTCAGGAGCAGTTCTCTCAGCACTAGCAACTTTCAGGATTCTACAGGAACCAATTTACAACTTGCCTGAGCTCATTTCGATGGTTGCTCAGACAAAAGTTTCAGTTGACAGGATTCAAGAATTCATGAGAGAGGAAGATCAAAAGAAGTTAACAAGCTATAATACTCCTAACACTTCTGAAGTGGCGATCGAACTTGAACCAGGAGAGTATGCTTGGGGCACAAATGAGTCCAAGAAATCAACAATTAAGATAACTGAGAAAATCAGGATAATGAAAGGGTGGAAAGTAGCAATATGTGGTTCAGTAGGATCAGGGAAGTCAAGTTTACTCTGCAGTATAATGGGAGAGATTCCTAGAATTTCTGGATCAAGTATTAAGATAAATGGTTCGAAGGCTTTTGTACCACAGAGTGCTTGGATTCAGACGGGCACTGTTAGAGACAATGTTCTGTTTGGCAAGGAAATGAATAAAGCACGTTATGATGATGTCGTGGAACGATGTGCTTTGAAACGTGACATTGAGATGTGGGCTGACGGAGATCTAAATTTGGTAGGAGAAAGAGGAATGAACCTAAGTGGTGGACAAAAGCAAAGAATTCAGTTGGCCAGAGCTATTTATAGTGATTCAGACATCTATCTGCTGGATGACCCTTTCAGTGCAGTTGATGCACAAACTGGAGCTCATATGTTCAAGGCAAGCTCTACATCCTAGTTTTGTAGAATTCTTTTCAGTAATGTAGTTGCTCTTATTGATGTGCTATAATCC
The window above is part of the Solanum pennellii chromosome 5, SPENNV200 genome. Proteins encoded here:
- the LOC107020823 gene encoding putative ABC transporter C family member 15 codes for the protein MDITLRLMNVFFFLILLICLLVDIFKKNGEEDSFVEKREKRRKSTFFIKITVLLNFCIAVSYLGFCVNEFLNLRDFVFEGSVFSVMTWSVAAVIAAYSLNREKRWPLLLILWWVFSSVFDIILVSFHLLKHYNIYTKAPHFLPKANIIDFASLPLSILLCFNALPLPDNKYTEIQQPFLQKDDDDAFSSASIWSLITFRWLNPLFNKGHEEVKLKVEHIPLIPHTETSNEASSLLEHALRQKKASSFSLPDALLRMIWTPLACNAVFAGVNTIASYIGPLLITSFVNFLSEKKDESNWQQGMMLAFIFFFAKTVESLSQRQWYFGANRIGVRVRAALMALIYKRTLSIKYGGTKDGKIINFINVDVERIGDFCWYIHGVWLLPVQVTFALLILYRNLGAAPSIAALLSTIFVMVSNTPLANMQEQLHSKIMEAKDVRIKATSETLKSMRVLKLHSWESTFLKKLLQLRENERGWLKRYLYTCSAVAFLFWASPTLVSVVTFGVCIILKTPLTSGAVLSALATFRILQEPIYNLPELISMVAQTKVSVDRIQEFMREEDQKKLTSYNTPNTSEVAIELEPGEYAWGTNESKKSTIKITEKIRIMKGWKVAICGSVGSGKSSLLCSIMGEIPRISGSSIKINGSKAFVPQSAWIQTGTVRDNVLFGKEMNKARYDDVVERCALKRDIEMWADGDLNLVGERGMNLSGGQKQRIQLARAIYSDSDIYLLDDPFSAVDAQTGAHMFKKCLIQHLQEKTVVYATHQLEFLDTSDLILVMKDGRIVQSGKYNKLIADPDGELLRHMVAHSKSLDQVNPSQKCSCLTKGKHQNNQIEVEECFEDLTCDNRILGRTQQEDAVSGRVKWKVYSTFVTSAYKGGLVLPVLLCQVFFQGLQMASNYWITWGTEEEGRVTSERLIGIFVLMSGGSSLFILGRAVMLSTIAIETAQKLYIGMIKSIFRAPLSFFDSTPSSRILNRSSTDQSIVDTDIPYRLAGLAFALIQLLSIVVLMSNVAWQIFLLFLLILGLSMWYQAYYITTARELARMIGIQKAPILHHFSESLNGVATIRCFNQEDRFLNKNLSLIDDYSRVVFHNSATMEWLCVRINFLFNLIFFFLLVILAHLPREAIDPSLAGLAATYGLNLNVLQAWVIWNLCNVENKMISVERILQFSDVPSEAPLIIEKSRPKPDWPLKGRIEIKDLHVQYSPDLPRVLKGITCTFPEGKKIGVVGRTGSGKSTLIQALFRVVEPSEGCILIDGIDISKIGLQDLRSKLSIIPQDPILFQGTIRTNLDPLQQHTDQDIWEVLQKCHLADIVKQDLRLLDAPVAEDGENLSVGQRQIVCLARVLLQKRRILVLDEATASVDTETDNVIQKTIREETNGCTVITVAHRIPTVIDNDLVLVLGEGNILEFDTPNQLLKNSSSAFSNLVAEFLRRSSKGLT